The following is a genomic window from Saprospiraceae bacterium.
ATGATCAGGGAGGTCAAAGCGGTGCTTTTGAAATCTTCGATTTTCAACAAAATTAAGTATTAATTAAAAAATATAATAACTGATGCAACATATTCGAAATACTTTTTTCTTATTTATCCTGTTTTCCTTATGTGGGATAAACGCTTTTAGCCAGGATAAGTTAATAGACAAAGTAATCGCCAAAGTAGGTAGTGAACATATACTGCTTTCTGATGTCGAAGAGGAATTTTCATACGCAAAAACTAAAGATCCTGGTCTGAGTGATGATATCAAGTGTATCATTCTGGACAATATGATTGCTCAAAAATTGGTCATTTATTACGGTAAAGTAGATAGCGTGGAGCTTTCTGACGAAGAAGTTGAAACTCAGTTGGATTACAGATTTGAATCTATACTCAGACAAATGAACGGCGATGAAGCTTTTTTTGAGGATTATTATGGTGCCAATATTTCAGAAATGAAAGAAAGATTCAGAGATGATCAAAAGCATAAGATTCTGGCAGAAAAGATGCAAATGAAGCTCATTTCTGAGGTAGATATTACACCGAAAGAAGTTGAAAAGTTTTATAGAAGTGTTCCTGTCGATTCATTGCCTTATTTTAAATCCGAGATGGAAATATCAGAAATCATCATGACTCCTAAAGTCAATGCCGTCGAAAAACAAAAAGCGCTTGATAAAATCACGACCCTACGTCAAAAAGTCATATCAGGAGAGATGAGCTTTGCTGATGCTGCTTCAAAAAATTCTCAGGATCCGGGATCTGCGGCAAGGGGAGGTGATTTGGGGTTTGCCAAAAGAGGCGTTTACGTGCCTGAATTTGAGGCTACGGTTTTTTCACTCGGTAAAGATGAAATTTCAGAGGTGATTGAAACCGAGTTTGGATTTCATTTTATTCAGATGACAGAAAGGAGAGGCAATACAGTCAAAGCTAAACATGTACTGATAAAACCTGAAATAACATCTCAAGATCTCGACATAGCTAAAGCCCTGATGGATTCGATTAGAAGGGTAATTTTAGTTGATTCACTGAAGTTTGAGTCAGCCGTCAAAAAATACTCTATGAAAAACCTCCCATCATATAGCAACGGAGGTAGGGTCAAAAATCCACAAACCAATAATACTTTTTTTGCAGCGGATGATCTTGACCCTGATAGTTACTTTGCAATATTTGAATTAAAGCCCGGAGAAATATCTAAACCACTCGAAATTCAGCTACCGGATGGCCAAAAGGCATACAGGCTTATACAACTCAACACCATCTCGAAGCCTCACAAAGCGAACCTTAAAGAAGATTATGACAAATTAGCGCAGTTTGCCAAAGAAAGCAAAAAAAATGAATATTTTATGAAGTGGCTTGGGAAAAAACGCGCCCAAACATTCATCTATATAGATCCGATATTTGAAAAATGTAATTTAACAGGAAAAAAGGGAGTGCAGCCCTAAGAAATGAAAGAAGTGGAGAATACCGGGCTCGAACCGGTGACCTCTACGCTGCCAGCGTAGCGCTCTAGCCAACTGAGCTAATTCCCCTAACTTTTGATTGGCGTGCAAAAGTAATAATTTTTATATTATCTAATTACTGCTTCTGTATAATATTTCATTAGTATTCTCCTAAAATATTTAGGAGAAGGGCGATTAATGATTAATGGCACCCAAAATGATGGCAGGAAAAATGAGTGGCGTAGCCGCAATGTAAGGTATTGAGACCAACATATTTGGTAGATTGTGATACTTCAGTACCTTGGATATATCATGAAGACTATTTGTATCAACAAAGTATTTGGGATCAAAAGTTATGTTGAGATATTTGAATATACGTTGTATCATACCTATTGTTTCTACTTCATCTCCTTCAACACCATGTCAAGCACATCATGGAGCATCGGGTCTGAGGTCCTGGGGCATTTTCGAGCATGATGCGGCCTTCAGGATCAAGGAGGATATAATGTGGTATGGACTTGATATTGAGCTGGCGGCATAGATCCGAATCAAAACCTTCATGCATGATGTAATTGTCCCAGTACATATTTTCTTTTTCGATGATTTTTTCCACTTGTCGGTAGCGGCTGATCCATCGAGCGATATGGATACTACTTTGAGACCATGGTAGCGGTATTTATCTTGGATATCAGCGAGTGCTGGCATGGCATATAGACATGGTTGACACCAGGTGGCCCAGAGGTCGATGTAGGTCTAAGCACCTTTTATGCTATCCAGATTTAAATTTTCCACTAGTGCATTTTGGCAAATTATAGATAAGAATTGCCGATGTTTTTCTTCAATAAGTGTTGTATCTTTTCCGTTTTTCAATAGAAGATCATCCAAGGTGATTTCTTCAATACTGGAATTTTTTAAATTTAAATTATTTTCATTTGATTTTTTTATATCCAAATTATTGGGAGTTTTTGAAATTAATGAGAAGTCAAAATCCTTTGAACAGGGATTTTTTTTTTTTTTTTTTTTTTTTTTTTTTTTTTTTTTTTTTTTTTTTTTTTTTTTTTTTTTTTTTTTTTTTTTTTTTTTTTTTTTTTTTTTTTTTTTTTTTTTTTTTTTTTTTTTTTTTTTTTTTTTTTTTTGTTTTTTTTTTTTTTTTTTTTTTTTTTTTTTTTTTTTTTTTTTTTTTTTTTTTTTTTTTTTTTTTTTTTTTTTTTTTTTTTTTTTTTTTTTTTTTTTTTTTTTTTTTTTTTTTTTTTTTTTTTTTTTTTTTTTTTTTTGAAAATCAAACCATTTTCATTAAATACATCTGAGAATAAGTATCCATATTTATTTTGGCTAAATTGTCTCTTTTTATCAATATATAAAGTAAAAATCGTCTCCTTTGTAGGTGTAGTTCCAGAATACACATCGGTTGTAATACCAGTTATCATTTCTTCTTTGCGGACATAGTCAAATTTTTTAACTTCATTGATTGCTGTCTTAATTTTCATTTTTAGCATTCGCTCACCTTTTGACGGAATATACATATTATTTTTAAGTTGGTAGTTAGTCCAGCTTTTTTCACCTTTAATGTATGTCAAAATTAGAGTATCTGCACAAATTTTATATTTCTTTAAAGTAATTAATGATTCTTCGTAAGGAATATCACCATAAACCGACCCGTAAGTGCTTAACTGCTTGTTATATAATTCTTTTGACTTTTCATTGTATATTTCGTTTTCTTCAACATATATAATGCCATTATACACTTGTCCGGATAACAATACTGTCCAGCAAAATAGAATCACAAATGTAAAACACTTCATAATTATTATTTAAAAGAAGAGTTATTTCTTCGGAAATTTAAAAAATAGTTACCACAAAGAAATAACTCTATAATTTATAATAATCTTATTGGTGATGATAGCAATACCAACCTAAATTCCCTTGATAATCATACCCTTGACATGAAATAGGAGGTACGTTTAAAACAGCTAAATATTGAGCGGGATTATTCTGTTGTAAATGAGACAAAACAGCAGGAACATCATCGCACATAATTCCTCCATTAATTTTATTCAGTCCACCTTCTTTCTTCACTTCATACCCCTTAAAATCTTTTAAACTTAACATAATAATACAAATTTAAATAAAATTTTGAATAATACACATCGCTCTTTTGTCGCCATGAAAAAAAAATCCCCACAGCGGGGTTTGAGGCAGCTATCCCCGGACTTGCAAATCTGATGCAATAATAAAGGCTCTCACTGCAAAAAAAAAACGTGCAGTGAGAAAATTTTCTATAAAAAAAATATTTTCAAAAAATAATATAATGTTACTTTTTCAGGCATATGCCACTTTTATATGTGCAAAGTCGATAAATGAAGGCACTATTTTACCATTTATCATGATCGTCGGATAAGTTGTTATCTTATTTTCTTGAAAGAACTTATCATTCTCTTCTATGGCATGTTTACCATATATTTTGTTGTTTTCAGAGATATTATCTGTATTTTTTCCGATCTTCCAGCCAGAAAATATATCTAAAGCGGAAAGTATCTGAATTGAATGACATGCAGCAGAAAATTTATACATCATATGCTGGTGGTATGGTGTATCGTCATATTTGATGAATATTTGCAAACCTGCTTCTTCATTCATCATCACTAAGTAAGCCGACAGTCTAAATGCATGAATTTTTTTGCAAAATATTTTAAGAAAGCAGCTACTATATTTGTTGTTCTGTCTTCTTCATTGGATACAGTAATAACCATAATCGAACTCAACTTTTTTATTTAAAATATAATTTATTACTATCCAAAATTTTAAATGTTTTAAATCCATATTTAGTATATTCCAATAAACTGTTATTTGATTTGTCCTCCATAGATATGAAACTGTAGACTGTATTTAATCTAAAATCTTTATTCTTAAAATAATAAAAAATAATTTTTTTTCAAGATCACTAATTGGTTCTAAAAAATATTTTTTTCTATTTTTATTGACTTGGTTTATTTTTTTTTCATCACAACGTAAAAGCACATTATTGATTTGGGCATAAATAATTTGATTCCAATAATGACATCCAAAATTTAAAGTAGAATCAGATACAAGTCCTGAAAAAAAACTGAGTTTCATAGGATGCATTTTCCCTTCAAAAACGGCCTTTTTTAAATTTGGTAAAAATTGATCACCATTTCCTGCTTTAAATTGGTGAAGGAGCATTAAATCAAGAGGATTATTGTGCCTAAAAAAAGTATCATTTCTAACCCATATTCCTATTTGAGCATCGTGTGGATAACCTTTGCTTTCTAATAAATTAACTAACATAGGTTGAATTTGGTCATCTATTTTTTTCATAGTAATCGTATCGTAGATGAATCTGCTATTTTGATCTAACTCAAATAGTGAATCGATTGTCTTCCTATAAACTGAATCATAATTAGCCTGATAATATGTATTGAATTTTAAATAATTTTTTTCGATAAATCTTTTCCAAATAGGATTTTCAACAATGTTTCCAAATTTATTTTGTTTAAAAAAATTTGAGTTAGCCCCTCTTTTGATCAAAAGTTCTCCATAGTACTGATATAAAAGACTATCTTTTAAATAAATAGCACAAACAAATGCATTTTGCAAGTCATATGAATTTGGGTTCATTAATTTAAACGACTTTAAAAAGTATTGAGAAGCATTTTTGATCTTGCCTTCAACTATTGCAAGTTCCGCCTTATTAACTAAGCAATAATACTTTTTCACTTTACGCTCTTGAGCAAAAAGTGAAAAACATAACAACATAAACATTAATCCTAAACCATGCTTCATAGTTTAATATTTAACAGTGCCTTATTATTGATAAAATGTAAAAATATGTTAAAATTATAATGTTAAGAAATGTTTAGATAAAATCAAAGGGATTTGGGATTAGATTTTATAATCAATTCATTTAAATCCTTCAATTACTGTCATTTTACTTACCGATTATATTTTTTAACAAAACTTTAAAATTGACATATTCTAATATGTACATTCAAACATATTAAAACATGTCAATTTAACGCTTTAAGCACAATTAATAGTCGACTTGGTACCATTATCATCCCACAGATCCATTGTACAATCATCATTTTCATAATCCATTTGATAATGAACTCCATTTCGTGTATGTGAAGAAGTATAGTTGCCGCCTCCATTGATTAATTTAGTATTTCTTTCGCTCAACTTAACTTCATAAAATCTTTTAAACTTAACATAATAATACAAATTTAATTAAAAATTGAATAATACACCTCGCTCTTTTGACGCTATGAAAATAAATTTTCCTCACAGCAGGGTTTGAGGCAGCTATCCCCGGACTTGCTTTTTCCATGGTTTTTTTTCACTTGTCCGAAGCTGCCTAAATGTAAATCCATGGCAGTATAAAATTACTATTTTATCATATCTTTTATTAATTTTTTCAAAGTTGGATCGTTTGGTTTGGGGGCATTCGCAAATTGTAGTTTACCGTTTTTATCAAAAATCATATATCTTGGGATTTCATTTATCTTCATAGACTCCATAAACGCAGATGAACCTGTATAGTTACCCCCAAAAATCGGACAGCAAGTTAAATAAATTTTTTTACACTAAATTTGCTGTTTATGACAAAGAGAAAATTAACATCAGTATTTAAGAGCAAGGTGGTTTTAGAGGCTCTTAGTGAGCGATACAGCTTATCTGAGTTAGCTCAAAGACATCAGGTTGCACCTACTCAAATTTCGACATGGAAGAAAGAATTTCTGAGTAACGCATCGGGTTTTCGAAAAAGTACCTCCAAGACCACAGAATCTGTGCCAACGGATCGGGATGAACTATTAAGGACAATCGGGAACAGAAGGTTGAAATTGACTTTTTAAAAAAGTTTAAAGAGACTGGGGTTGAACATCGCCATTAATTCAAAGGATCATCCCGGGAAAGTATTTCGCACCAGTGCAAATTGCTTGGTATAAACCGAAGTACTTACTATTATACTCCAATAGCGGAAGCTGCACTGAATCTGAGCTCATGCGGCTCATGGATGAGCACTATCTGCTGCATCCATACAAGGCGTGCCACGGATGTATATATGGCTGAAGATGGACAAAGGCTACCAGATCAATATAAAACGAATAGAACGTCTGTATTATAATCTGATGGGACTTAGAGCCATAGTACCAGGTCCATACTTCGAAACGGCATCCTGAACATGCTGTATCCCTATTTGCTTAGGAATGTGGAAATTACCAACCTATCAAGTATGGGCTACCGACATCAATATGATGCTGTGGTTATTTGTATCTGATGGCCGTTATAGATGTGCACAGTCGCTTTATTTTAAGCTGGGATATATCCAACACGATGGATGCGACTTGGTGTGCTGGTCTAGTTCAGAATAGTATAACACGTTGGGGAATACCGCAAATAATTAATACAGATCAGGGGTCACAGTTTACGGCTGCTGAGTTCCTGCCAGGTACTGGACAATGGTATCAAACTGAGTATGGATGGCAGGGCCATAGACAACATCTTTATAGAGCGATTCTGGCGGACACTAAAGTATGAACACGGTATTTGAATCGACAAGTGATGGGAAGGAATTATATAAAGGAATTGATACATATATGAATTATTACATATGGAAAGAAGGCATGAGTCATTAAACTATTGCACACCTTATTCACAATACCAACAAAAAAACAAATAAAATAAAATGAGCAAAATAAGGCATTCTAAGAGTTATCCACATATCTTTGTTTTGTTAACAAAGAAAGAAAAAAGTAAAAAGAAAGAAACATATAATAATAAATAATAATATATTTATTATAAATTAAGATTAAACTGTCCGAACATTGGGGGTAGCTATACCTG
Proteins encoded in this region:
- a CDS encoding transposase, which translates into the protein MTKRKLTSVFKSKVVLEALSERYSLSELAQRHQVAPTQISTWKKEFLSNASGFRKSTSKTTESVPTDRDELLRTIGNRRLKLTF
- a CDS encoding transposase, producing MYIWLKMDKGYQINIKRIERLYYNLMGLRAIVPGPYFETAS
- a CDS encoding transposase family protein; protein product: MAVIDVHSRFILSWDISNTMDATWCAGLVQNSITRWGIPQIINTDQGSQFTAAEFLPGTGQWYQTEYGWQGHRQHLYRAILADTKV
- a CDS encoding peptidylprolyl isomerase; this encodes MQHIRNTFFLFILFSLCGINAFSQDKLIDKVIAKVGSEHILLSDVEEEFSYAKTKDPGLSDDIKCIILDNMIAQKLVIYYGKVDSVELSDEEVETQLDYRFESILRQMNGDEAFFEDYYGANISEMKERFRDDQKHKILAEKMQMKLISEVDITPKEVEKFYRSVPVDSLPYFKSEMEISEIIMTPKVNAVEKQKALDKITTLRQKVISGEMSFADAASKNSQDPGSAARGGDLGFAKRGVYVPEFEATVFSLGKDEISEVIETEFGFHFIQMTERRGNTVKAKHVLIKPEITSQDLDIAKALMDSIRRVILVDSLKFESAVKKYSMKNLPSYSNGGRVKNPQTNNTFFAADDLDPDSYFAIFELKPGEISKPLEIQLPDGQKAYRLIQLNTISKPHKANLKEDYDKLAQFAKESKKNEYFMKWLGKKRAQTFIYIDPIFEKCNLTGKKGVQP